A stretch of the Mesorhizobium huakuii genome encodes the following:
- a CDS encoding MBL fold metallo-hydrolase has protein sequence MFSMTRRTVLQSAAAAAAFGLAGKLEFTRPAFAETPVEPTVGFYKYTVGDIEVTAIYDGIWKKPHDPAFIKDVSVDETKAALAKAGLTTDFMPIPLTVVVLKMGGKLIMMDAGSGVGQWQANATHLPANMAAAGIDYKAIDTIMISHFHPDHVWGLMEKGTNTPVFPNAELIVNATEYNWWTDPSRLAKLPDGRKPAGKRIAENFPKWKNWKLVEDGAEVAPGIQIIAAPGHTPGHSVYLANSGKEQLMISADTMYVPALLAPHPEWQGAYDQDGPTAIATRHKIIDRVIADNIRISGSHFPFPGTGVFVKDGSAYGFTPVQV, from the coding sequence ATGTTCAGCATGACACGCCGCACAGTGCTTCAATCCGCCGCCGCCGCTGCCGCTTTCGGCCTTGCCGGCAAGCTTGAATTCACCCGCCCCGCTTTTGCCGAAACCCCGGTGGAACCGACCGTCGGTTTCTACAAATATACCGTCGGCGATATCGAGGTGACCGCCATCTATGACGGCATCTGGAAGAAGCCGCACGACCCGGCCTTCATCAAGGATGTCTCGGTCGACGAGACCAAGGCGGCACTCGCCAAGGCCGGGCTGACCACCGACTTCATGCCCATTCCGCTCACCGTCGTCGTGCTCAAGATGGGCGGCAAGCTGATCATGATGGATGCCGGCTCGGGCGTCGGCCAGTGGCAGGCCAACGCCACGCACCTGCCGGCCAACATGGCCGCCGCCGGCATCGACTACAAGGCGATCGACACCATCATGATCTCGCATTTCCATCCCGACCATGTCTGGGGCCTGATGGAGAAGGGCACCAACACGCCGGTGTTCCCCAATGCCGAGTTGATCGTCAACGCCACCGAATACAATTGGTGGACCGACCCCAGCCGCCTGGCCAAGCTGCCCGATGGGCGCAAGCCGGCGGGCAAGCGCATCGCCGAGAATTTTCCGAAATGGAAGAACTGGAAGCTGGTCGAGGACGGCGCCGAAGTGGCGCCCGGCATCCAGATCATCGCCGCACCCGGCCACACGCCGGGCCATTCGGTGTACCTCGCCAATTCCGGCAAGGAGCAGCTGATGATCTCGGCCGATACCATGTACGTGCCCGCACTTCTCGCGCCGCATCCGGAGTGGCAGGGCGCCTACGACCAGGATGGGCCGACGGCGATTGCCACGCGCCACAAGATCATCGACCGGGTGATCGCGGACAACATCCGCATTTCCGGGTCGCACTTCCCGTTCCCCGGCACCGGCGTTTTCGTCAAGGACGGCAGTGCCTATGGCTTCACGCCGGTTCAAGTTTGA
- a CDS encoding DUF680 domain-containing protein has translation MKNIALTAVAILVATTSVFAGSDHFGDRTVNPTTVTVDNTYTAAIRKPDMVRHGMQATTKTDADEPGQGIWGN, from the coding sequence ATGAAAAACATTGCTCTCACCGCCGTTGCCATCCTCGTGGCCACCACCAGCGTCTTTGCCGGCAGCGACCATTTTGGCGACCGCACCGTCAATCCGACGACCGTCACCGTGGACAACACCTACACCGCCGCGATCCGCAAGCCGGACATGGTCCGGCACGGCATGCAGGCAACGACCAAAACTGATGCGGACGAACCAGGCCAGGGCATCTGGGGCAACTGA
- a CDS encoding 4'-phosphopantetheinyl transferase family protein produces MTPPANPSGEISLAQALATIAPNGVRTGCRIIREGDEAHLLPEEARSIPARQPAMRRASGAARWIAHRLLADIGISNVAIPRAPSGAPVWPEGIMGSLAHDDNMAVAAVARVGHIVSLGIDVEPAEPLPDDIFAIVATGADRAGAVDRRLAGRILFCAKEAVYKAAYPLDREVLGYEDIAVDLDAGRATTKTGRKVSLAHCVAPRVVVLAFVGQ; encoded by the coding sequence ATGACACCTCCCGCAAATCCTTCCGGGGAAATCTCGCTCGCGCAGGCGCTGGCCACCATCGCCCCGAATGGGGTCCGCACCGGATGCCGGATAATCCGCGAAGGTGACGAGGCCCATCTGCTGCCCGAGGAAGCGCGTTCGATCCCCGCGCGCCAGCCGGCCATGCGGCGCGCCAGCGGTGCGGCCCGCTGGATCGCGCACCGGCTGCTGGCCGATATCGGCATCAGCAACGTCGCCATCCCGCGCGCGCCATCCGGTGCTCCGGTCTGGCCGGAGGGGATAATGGGTTCGCTCGCCCATGACGACAACATGGCCGTGGCGGCGGTCGCGCGCGTTGGCCACATCGTCTCCCTGGGTATTGATGTCGAGCCCGCTGAACCCTTGCCGGATGATATTTTCGCGATCGTTGCAACCGGCGCGGATCGGGCCGGCGCGGTGGACCGGCGGCTTGCCGGTCGCATCCTGTTTTGCGCCAAGGAAGCAGTCTACAAGGCGGCCTATCCGCTTGATCGCGAGGTGCTGGGCTACGAGGATATCGCCGTCGACCTGGACGCGGGCCGCGCGACGACGAAGACCGGCCGCAAGGTCAGCCTTGCCCACTGCGTCGCTCCGCGCGTGGTCGTGCTGGCCTTTGTCGGGCAATAG
- a CDS encoding GNAT family N-acetyltransferase, whose protein sequence is MTERSGSTIDIRIAPVTPANSALVTALQLAPEQMDFVASNADSLREAKSDRDARPRAIMAGDRVVGFLMYEAPRDDDEARIYRFMIDRAWQGRGYGKAALHEALAEIQGLGHIRHVSICYEPENEAARQLYRSAGFVEEGLDEDGEMIADLVLPASMGDR, encoded by the coding sequence GTGACAGAGCGATCCGGAAGCACCATCGACATCCGGATCGCTCCGGTGACCCCGGCCAACAGCGCCTTGGTCACTGCACTGCAGCTGGCCCCGGAGCAGATGGATTTCGTCGCAAGCAACGCGGATTCGCTGCGCGAGGCCAAATCCGACAGGGACGCGCGGCCGCGCGCAATCATGGCCGGGGATCGTGTCGTCGGCTTCCTGATGTACGAGGCGCCACGGGATGACGACGAGGCGCGGATTTACCGCTTCATGATCGACCGCGCCTGGCAGGGCAGAGGCTACGGCAAGGCCGCGTTGCACGAGGCGCTGGCCGAAATCCAGGGACTTGGCCACATCAGGCACGTTTCGATTTGCTATGAACCGGAGAACGAAGCGGCACGCCAGCTCTATCGCAGTGCCGGTTTCGTCGAAGAAGGGCTCGACGAGGATGGCGAAATGATCGCCGACCTCGTCCTGCCGGCATCGATGGGCGATCGATGA
- a CDS encoding Pls/PosA family non-ribosomal peptide synthetase: protein MDHGVDIAALDRDTARLDAEPETSVASVDALIRSAQRSLAAHGQVLTGADFARAGQPGERLDAVFEQLAETFATLPAVISEGRVWTYQELDKRANQFARLLVKRGVRPGHRVGLILDRSAETYVALLAVVKAGAAFVPLATAFPQERMALIIDDASVSLIVTIATYASRADQLPVPHVLIDSAAAEISKQSDAPLKPHKAPAPTAAEDICYILYTSGTTGRPKGVAIRHQSFVNFIRVAAASYGYRPGDRVYQGMTIAFDFSSEEIWVPFVAGATVVPAPGQMPLVGEELADFLRLHDITCMACSPTLLSSMTSDVPSLRTLLVGGEACPHNLVVRWSKPGRQILNTYGPTEATVTATMGALTPDRPVTIGAPLPTYSIVILDASLPELAEPGELGEIGIAGIGLAVGYLNRQDLTEQKFIPDFLGLPNNPSQRIYRTGDLGRINGDGEIEYAGRIDTQVKIRGYRIELGEIEAVLLEQPEIAQAAVTTWEIEPGRVELVAYYAAKAGAPALSRADLAQTMKRRLPDYMVPSYLEELPAIPMTVSNKVDLRQLPKPTSTRLSADRAMVAPGNDDERFLADALAAVLKFDAVSVEDNFFDDLGANSLLMAHFCARVRTRKEWATTSMRDIYLYPTVARLAKHLSVAEEMTTATNEPVLTRQASNLAYWSCGAGQLSFYLLYSYAALWVLDHGLDWVYDALDEPLQLYIRCVALSAGVFFGMSGFAVAAKWLLIGRWKAEAFPIWGWRYYRFWIVKTLIRSAPVVLFRGSPLYSIYLQLLGTKLGHNAVIESKSVPVCTDLISIGANTILRKESMILGYRAQAGYIHTGPLTIGRDAFVGVGSTLDIDTSIGDGGQLGHSSSLQRGQSIPDGEHWHGSPAVPTTADYCKVRTANPYEVRRFLYEAVQLFLLFAVITPLPFLFHSYWEYVGDDYQETIGLVAIGTTVTLFGYIAVAFFAATVLPRAFSLILKPGRTYTLYGFRYWLQTVSEFSSNSRVLGLLFGDSSAIVHYMRAIGWNLNKVVQTGSNFGSNQQHDNPLLCEIGTETMVSDGLYMINVHKSASAFRLEPTRIGERNYLGNNIYYPPDGRTGDNVLLGTKVMIPIDGPLRENVGLLGSPAFEIPRMVNRDKELIAGVDEADRRQRIPFKNRHNLVTILLFMATQWVMLFATLAIWDRALNYYTEWNEVALFVAVLLTSAITIPFYIFVERASLGFGRLKPQMTTIYDVAFWRHERHWKLADSPIVRLFAGTPFRPMILRMLGVKVGKRVYDGGSNLTERSLVEIGDDVTLNEGCVIQAHSLEEGAFKSDFIRIGDGCTLGPSAFVHYGVVMGKGSVVDTDSFVMKGEELEPNSIWRGNPAKLHRFVEPIVEDGTRASS, encoded by the coding sequence ATGGATCACGGTGTCGATATCGCCGCACTCGACAGGGACACGGCAAGACTGGACGCAGAGCCCGAAACCAGCGTCGCAAGCGTCGATGCGCTTATCAGGAGTGCTCAGCGGTCCCTGGCCGCGCACGGCCAGGTCCTGACCGGCGCCGACTTCGCCCGGGCAGGTCAGCCCGGCGAGCGGCTCGATGCCGTCTTCGAACAGCTCGCCGAAACATTCGCCACCCTGCCGGCGGTGATCTCCGAAGGACGTGTCTGGACCTATCAGGAGCTCGACAAGCGGGCCAACCAGTTCGCCCGCCTGCTGGTCAAGCGCGGCGTACGGCCGGGTCACCGGGTCGGGCTTATCCTCGACCGGTCGGCGGAAACCTATGTCGCCTTGCTCGCCGTGGTGAAGGCGGGCGCGGCTTTCGTGCCGCTGGCCACCGCCTTTCCGCAGGAGCGCATGGCGCTCATCATCGACGACGCCAGCGTCAGCCTGATCGTCACCATCGCCACCTATGCGTCGCGGGCCGACCAGTTGCCGGTTCCGCATGTGCTGATCGACAGCGCCGCCGCCGAGATCTCCAAACAGTCCGACGCACCGCTGAAGCCGCACAAGGCGCCGGCCCCCACTGCGGCCGAAGACATCTGCTACATCCTCTACACGTCGGGCACGACCGGCAGGCCGAAGGGTGTGGCCATCCGCCACCAGAGCTTCGTCAACTTCATCCGGGTCGCCGCCGCATCCTACGGCTACCGGCCGGGCGATCGCGTCTACCAGGGCATGACGATCGCCTTCGACTTTTCCTCCGAAGAAATCTGGGTGCCGTTCGTTGCCGGCGCGACCGTGGTGCCCGCACCCGGCCAGATGCCGCTCGTCGGCGAGGAACTCGCGGATTTCCTGCGGCTTCATGACATCACCTGCATGGCCTGCAGCCCGACGCTGCTGTCATCGATGACATCTGATGTGCCCAGCCTGCGCACGCTCTTGGTCGGCGGCGAGGCCTGCCCGCACAATCTGGTGGTGCGCTGGTCGAAGCCGGGGCGGCAGATCCTCAACACCTATGGCCCGACGGAGGCGACCGTCACGGCAACGATGGGTGCGCTGACGCCGGACAGGCCCGTCACCATCGGCGCGCCGCTGCCGACCTACTCCATCGTCATTCTCGACGCTTCGCTGCCGGAGCTTGCCGAGCCTGGCGAACTGGGCGAGATCGGCATCGCCGGCATCGGGCTCGCGGTCGGTTATCTCAACAGGCAGGACCTGACGGAACAGAAGTTCATCCCCGACTTCCTCGGCCTGCCGAACAACCCGTCGCAGCGCATCTACCGCACGGGCGACCTTGGCCGGATCAACGGCGATGGCGAGATCGAGTATGCCGGGCGCATCGACACCCAGGTGAAGATCCGCGGCTACCGCATCGAACTCGGCGAGATCGAGGCGGTGCTGCTCGAACAGCCCGAGATCGCGCAGGCCGCCGTCACCACCTGGGAGATCGAGCCTGGCCGCGTCGAGCTCGTCGCCTATTACGCAGCCAAGGCCGGAGCGCCGGCGCTCTCGCGCGCCGATCTCGCCCAGACGATGAAGCGGCGCCTGCCGGACTACATGGTGCCTTCCTATCTGGAGGAACTGCCGGCAATCCCGATGACGGTGTCGAACAAGGTCGATCTTCGCCAGTTGCCGAAGCCGACAAGCACCAGGCTTTCGGCCGACCGCGCCATGGTGGCGCCCGGCAATGACGACGAACGTTTCCTCGCCGACGCGCTGGCCGCCGTGCTGAAATTCGACGCGGTGTCGGTCGAGGACAATTTCTTCGACGATCTCGGCGCCAACTCGCTGCTGATGGCGCATTTCTGCGCCCGCGTGCGCACCCGCAAGGAATGGGCGACGACGTCCATGCGCGACATCTATCTCTATCCAACTGTCGCGCGCCTGGCCAAGCATCTGAGCGTGGCGGAAGAGATGACGACGGCCACCAATGAGCCTGTTCTCACCCGCCAGGCATCGAATCTTGCCTACTGGAGCTGCGGAGCGGGCCAGCTTTCGTTCTATCTGCTCTACAGCTATGCCGCGCTTTGGGTCCTCGACCACGGCCTCGACTGGGTCTATGACGCACTCGACGAGCCGCTGCAGCTGTATATCAGGTGCGTGGCACTGTCGGCCGGCGTGTTCTTCGGCATGTCCGGCTTTGCCGTTGCCGCGAAATGGCTGCTCATCGGCCGCTGGAAGGCCGAGGCCTTCCCCATCTGGGGATGGCGCTATTATCGCTTCTGGATCGTCAAGACCTTGATCCGCTCGGCACCCGTCGTGCTGTTCCGGGGCAGCCCGCTCTACAGCATCTATCTGCAGTTGCTGGGCACCAAGCTCGGGCACAACGCCGTCATCGAATCCAAATCCGTGCCCGTCTGCACGGATCTGATTTCGATCGGCGCCAACACGATCCTGCGCAAGGAATCGATGATCCTCGGCTATCGGGCCCAGGCCGGCTATATCCACACCGGGCCGCTGACCATCGGCCGCGATGCCTTCGTCGGCGTCGGCTCCACGCTCGACATCGACACCTCGATTGGCGACGGCGGCCAGCTCGGACATTCGTCCTCGCTGCAGCGCGGGCAAAGCATTCCCGATGGTGAGCACTGGCATGGATCGCCGGCCGTGCCGACCACGGCCGACTATTGCAAGGTGCGCACCGCGAACCCTTACGAGGTCCGGCGCTTCCTTTACGAGGCCGTTCAGCTGTTCCTGTTGTTCGCTGTCATCACCCCGCTGCCGTTCCTGTTCCACAGCTATTGGGAATATGTCGGCGACGACTATCAGGAGACGATCGGTCTTGTCGCCATCGGCACCACGGTCACGCTGTTCGGCTATATCGCCGTGGCTTTTTTCGCCGCCACCGTCCTGCCGCGCGCTTTCAGCCTTATCCTGAAGCCTGGCCGTACCTATACGCTCTATGGCTTCCGCTACTGGCTGCAGACGGTGTCCGAGTTCTCCAGCAATTCGCGTGTGCTGGGGCTGCTGTTCGGCGACAGCTCGGCCATCGTCCACTACATGCGCGCCATCGGCTGGAACCTCAACAAGGTGGTGCAGACCGGCTCCAACTTCGGCTCCAACCAGCAGCACGACAACCCGCTTCTGTGCGAGATCGGCACCGAGACCATGGTGTCGGACGGCCTGTACATGATCAATGTGCACAAGTCCGCCTCGGCGTTCCGGCTGGAGCCAACCCGCATTGGCGAGCGCAACTATCTCGGCAACAACATCTACTATCCGCCGGATGGCCGCACGGGCGACAACGTCCTGCTCGGCACCAAGGTGATGATCCCCATCGACGGCCCGCTGCGCGAGAATGTCGGCCTGCTTGGTTCGCCTGCCTTTGAAATCCCGCGCATGGTCAACCGCGACAAGGAACTCATCGCCGGCGTCGACGAGGCCGACCGGCGTCAGCGCATCCCGTTCAAGAACCGTCACAATCTGGTGACGATCCTCCTGTTCATGGCAACGCAATGGGTCATGCTGTTCGCCACGCTGGCGATCTGGGACCGGGCGCTGAACTACTACACCGAATGGAACGAGGTCGCCCTCTTCGTCGCCGTGCTCCTGACCTCGGCGATCACCATTCCGTTCTACATCTTTGTCGAGCGGGCAAGCCTTGGTTTCGGCCGGCTGAAGCCGCAGATGACGACGATCTACGACGTCGCCTTCTGGCGCCACGAACGCCACTGGAAGCTGGCGGATTCGCCGATCGTGCGCCTGTTCGCCGGCACGCCGTTCCGGCCGATGATCCTGCGCATGCTGGGCGTCAAGGTCGGCAAACGGGTCTATGATGGCGGCAGCAACCTGACCGAACGTTCGCTGGTCGAGATCGGCGACGACGTCACGCTCAACGAGGGCTGCGTTATCCAGGCCCATTCGCTGGAAGAAGGTGCGTTCAAGTCGGACTTCATCCGCATCGGCGACGGTTGTACGCTCGGACCTTCCGCCTTTGTCCATTACGGCGTCGTCATGGGCAAAGGATCGGTGGTCGATACGGACTCCTTCGTGATGAAGGGCGAAGAGCTGGAGCCCAACTCGATCTGGCGCGGCAACCCGGCCAAGCTGCATCGGTTCGTCGAGCCGATCGTAGAGGACGGCACCAGGGCGTCGTCCTGA
- a CDS encoding DUF680 domain-containing protein produces MTKLALSVAAMVLASSAAFAGSDHFSADNANQPVASVDTNATASIPYTARPDGVDTKVTTGPSQGSVQDIINRHNDEGLWGR; encoded by the coding sequence ATGACCAAGCTCGCTCTCAGCGTGGCCGCGATGGTGCTTGCCTCGAGTGCTGCCTTTGCCGGCAGCGACCATTTCAGCGCCGACAATGCCAACCAGCCTGTCGCTTCCGTCGACACCAATGCCACCGCCTCGATCCCCTACACGGCACGTCCTGACGGCGTCGACACCAAGGTGACGACCGGGCCGAGCCAGGGATCGGTGCAGGACATCATCAACCGGCACAACGACGAAGGCCTCTGGGGCCGCTGA